Genomic segment of Perca flavescens isolate YP-PL-M2 chromosome 7, PFLA_1.0, whole genome shotgun sequence:
ttgcttcttcgggctgtgccatattgaaattgggtattcgatactcaatactttagaggcaattcggtcggtgacTAAAAAGTAtagaattcggtacccagccctacatttTTGGTGAGGTAAACATATTAAagcctactactactactacttgataacatttatgttaatgttacttctctcctctcctctaggTGTGAAGTTGTTCTCAGGAAGGTATCACAGAGGAATCAGAgctgtagcagcagcagtgatATTACCAGTGAAGGCAGCAGAAGTGCTCAGACCTTCACTGACGTGCTTTCAGAGAATCTCTACTCTTTGGCCACCTCCCTGCCCAGACTGATGAGGACCTCTGATGACCAGAAGAAGCTGTTTGTCCTTAATGTGTTTCTGGGTTATTTGAAAGTCCTGGGACCGCTGGTCTCCGTGATACTTAACTCGGCTGCACATCTCGAGAGGATTTCCAAAGCCTTGATGCAGGTGATGTTAGCTGCCATTGTGTCAAACTATACTTTTTTGGATGGGAATCAGGGTCAAACATAGCTTCAAGATAAGTAAACCAAATTAATGAAttattaaatacatatttatacggtacggaagtaaaaaaaaacagcaacctcAGGTTGTCCCTTTACCAGCCATCTCAGGTGAAATCTTAAACTTCATCACTAAGTTTAGCTGTAAAGCttgacaataaaataataaactagcTACCAATCCCACATCAGGGTCGCAACCCACAGCCTGGCAATGTGTGCCAGCACGAACAGGAGaacacacactgctgctctGTTACTACCAGTATACCGCTGTGAAACTAGAGGCCTTCATTTCTTGTATAAACTAGTTTAGTATCACAAACCTGCAATACATCTCTGTATGTATATTTTGTAGATGAGATTTATTGTGTATTCCGTACTAAACCTGCACcaaaaaacagtttaaatagAATGTTGTACACCGACTAGTATCATTAAATTAACAGTTAATGTTGATAAGCTAATTATAGAATATAACTTTTTAAAACATACGGGATTTAAAGGTCCCACattgtaaaaagtgaaatttccatttcttttttaaacctggtgctatataaatactgtgaaagcaTCAAAAGGCTCAATTCACAGAGAATTGCTCACAGCCCGTATTCTGCAACTGTGCCTATATTATATATAGGTAAGTGCAGCTACAGGGATGTTAAAGtaattccccggctgcaatgacggtaCAGAAACTCCAAGAGCGCAGATGTCGAAAACCCagaaatgctgaccaatcagagcagactggactttttcgggaggggggcttaaagagacaggtgctaaaacGGGGCTTTTCAGGCAGATACACAGTTATATTTTATGAGAAAAATGTggggttttttttatgttaaagcatgtaaacatgttcttatAGAAACCAAAATACacatgaatctgaaaatgagaatactatgggacctttaagcattTTAGTAGTTGACAAGTGGAGTtaaattgctttaaaaaaacaacaacaaacactgcTGTGTGCCTTTTTACAGGTGCTGGAGCTGGATGTGATGGATGTTCGTATTGTGGAGGAAAGGAGTTACACTGCTACCTTAGAGACAAGCTCGTGCACCCATGATTCCTACACTGCTCACATACAGAGGAAGCATTTTCTCTACTTCACAGATGAGAAGATCTTTTCTGTGCTCATGGAAATCTGTCAAACATTAGGTATGAGTGCTGTTTTTAGGCTGTATCAAATGGATCtacagtacttttttttttatctttcaacTGTGTAGACTAATGTCAGTTGGCTCATACTGATACTATACATAATGGATTAAAGCTGGCTGAATCTTTTGCCTAAAGGTTTACATTTGACATTTAGTTTGAGTAACTTTCCCTCTGTCTATCTTTAGGTTACTACGGCAACATTTACCTGCTGACCGATCACTTCCTGGATCTGTACCAACAGTCTTCAACATACAGAAAGCAGGCTGCCATGGTGCTAAATGAGATTGTCAGGGGTGCCGCAGGCATCGCCGTGGCAAAAGAGTGTCAGGGTTTGGAGACTCAAGTTTGGGGACGCTCTGCCACCCAGGAAGACCTTAAAGTTGCAGTGGTGTCTGTCATAGAGGAATACACCAGTCCGAACAACTGGCACTTGACAACTGTCAGTGAGGAGACAGATAGAGACCGACAGGACCAGCAGGTGAGGATAGTTTGTTCTGAATCAATGGATTGTCAATGGATTGTTTTAAGGGCTATGAATATTGCGGCATCATCAGCTAAATTTACTCATCAGCAAGCTCTCTGGGAATGATCATCATGTTTAATAGATGACCTTACCCTTCATGGAATGATATTCTGAATGAAGAAGTGATACTTtgctatttgaaaaaaatataaagctAAAATATGTGTCCAGAGGCACGTCACCAAATGAATAGGATTCTAAGCCCAGAAATATACACTAGTTAGAGGGAAGGTTTAGCCATTGTAGAGACTGTTGCAGCATCCTCCCCAAAGTCAAATTACATTCATTAACGGAATATTGAATAGATATAAACATGGTAGAAACTACTCATCTGTCATCTGACAATGTTGACAGATGATTTTGTGGGAAACATTAGCACAGGCACTATCTTTACTCTGTACTGGTACAGCAGGGTAACTGATCACTGATGTGAGCTACATTCATTGTGTACAGGAAAGTCAATTCAAAACTCTGTCATGAGTTGGGGTCTTGAACAGCCATTAGtgtaaactatttttatgaTGAATTGTAGTCAATGTTGGAGTGTGGTGATATTATTTGGTTTTGGCCATCTGATGTGCTTCTCaaccctgtggagttttctttgtAAAATGAAAGATACCACATGGAAGGTTTGTTTGCTTACATTTGCTGTTTTTTACCAAAACACATTGTGTTGAGACCTAATAAAATGTTGAATGCATATCCTTCTTCATAAAATATTTATAGAGAAAACCTTGGAAAAACGTTGACACCTATACTGTTTGCTAGCGCTTTTTCTACCACTAAAAATTCTCATTCATGCTGTGTCCTTTCGTGCATGCAGGATATGCTAACAAAACAAGGACCCACTCTCAAAAACATTGCTCCACAGGGTTACTAGTGGTCAAAACTTCCACAGGGTACCCATAAGACTTTTGGAAGAAATGTTTTCCTTGTGACTTAACACTTCACTTTACAATTAGCAAACTGCATCACACTAGAAATGGGAAACGTAATCTTCTAAACTGAACTTTATTTTCTCATAAGAGCATTGACATGAATCTGTATTTCAGTCAGTATAGCTTCATCAGGAAAGATTTATTATTCTTACTTGATGGAGGCCTACCTGCAGAAACACTCTGAAGTAAAAATTATCCACAGTGTGTAGGGTTTCTAGTTTCATCTCCTCTTCAATTTGTTTTTCTcctaaaaaaaatcaagatGTCCCCTTGCACATTCAGGTTTGAATGCAACTGTCTGTTCATGTGTTAACATGTAAACTTATCTTCATATGGACCTATATTCTAGTATTGTACTAGAAAAACTATATGATGTATGATAATGAGATTTGTCTTTTGTCTTTCTGTAGCTGCTCAGCCCATCCAGACTCCTCTCCATACCCAACAGTAATGTTGGCAACACTAAAGCAAACTCTCTCCAACTGATTCCTTCGTCATTTGGCACCGTGTCTTCCTCATCGCCAACCTCTGCAATCCACCAGCTCAACAGTAACATCTGGCAGCTGTGTATCCAACTCGAGGGCATCGCTTGCTTTGCTCAGGCACTGGGGCGGGACTTCCGGCCCATGTTGATGACATCACTGTACCCCGTACTGGAGAAAGCCGGAGAGGAGACACTGCTGGTCAGCCAGGCAGCGCTGGGCTCTATGTGGGACATCAGTATTTCCTGTGGCTACCCCTCCCTGAAGGAGCTGATCAATGAGAACTCTGACTACCTGCTCAATGACATATCACTTAACCTGCAGAGGCTCAGTCAGCATCCTCAGGTAACATTCACACAGTTTGTCATGATGAGGAATGCACAGTAGCACTAGATAAAGGAGGAAGAACAAGAATGAAGGAAAGAGAGGCAAGGAGAAGGagaatttaagaaaaaaacgcTTGTGTGCCAGAAGAGAGTTCAGTTATTTGAGGCAACAAGATCTTATCACccttttaaagtaaaaatataagAGGAAATTGTTAGAAAAGTATGGTAAGTGGAGTTTATAGTTTTATCAAAAAACATTTGGACGTTTCATGAGCAGATATGGTTGCACATCTTAATAGGGCGGaaactattttcattatcaacTTCTCTTTCGACAATTATGTCATTACTCATTTACTCAATAGAATTTCATCATAAGTTCTCAGAGCCCAAGGGGACATCTGCAGattctttgttttgtctgactaaATGTCCAAAACGCAAAAGAAAATCACTTTACAAAACAGTGAATATTTGgaatttttgcttgataaatgaccCAAACAATTGATCAACTATCAGAATTCTGGTGATTCATTTTATGTTGATTATTGACTAATCTGTTCAGCAATGCAAATGAATAAAGTGGCGTAGTAACGTAGGTGCTTACAATAAACAGTGAACCCACAGTCATAGCAGTTTATACAATTAAATTATGCCCACATTTATGGGGTACTAGAGATGGGACATTGTTTTGCAAGTCACAAGTAAGTCTCAAGTTTTGATCCCAGAGTCAAGTTCAAGTCCTATACTAAACTAAACATTCCAAGTCAAAAGGCTGAAGTCACATGATTAGATCACACGTCATTGGTGTTGAAGTTCATTTTGTTTCAAGTTAATGAGTTTCCTGACTCAAGTTTGACACTAGTCCAAGCCACGAGTTCACACCTGTGTGGTTTATCACCCTGGTGAATAATGTAAATGGGTTTGCTAGGACCCaaacatgtatttcattatATTCCCGTCTTGTTGGCCAGGCTCCACGGGTGTTGACAGTGATGTTGACTCACTCTGACTGCAGCCTGCTGCCTCTGGTCGGGGACATGGTTCAGGATGTGCTGATGGCTCTAGATCTCAGCTACGACCACACagctgctctcttctgctctgtgCTGCACGCGCTCATGAAGGCACTGGGTGAGATTTAGAAAGTGGTGTCAACTCATTTATCACATGTGGTGAGGGTTAAAATAGCACAAGGGACAAATTAAGTGTATTGCTTATGTGACTCTACCATACTGTACCGTACCATCCCACTCTACCACACTTTGTCTAAGCATTCAATTCAGTTATAGTCAAAAACATTTAAGGATCATTTCCAGGTGATCTCTGTGAAGTagtgaaatacaaaataaagcaaAAGATCTTGCGTATTACCACTTTTGCgtcacacacaccacactgcTGCATCATTAACCtaatctgctgctgctgttgtttttccTTTAGCGAGGTGGTTTCCCTCCAGGTGTTGTCGGACCAGTAAGTCTGCCAGACCCGACCAGACCTCCCCTCACGACGAAATCCTTAACATTCGCCAATTCCTGCTGGATCACCGCATACAGAAAGAGCTAGCAGAGGGCATTGGAATAGAGGAGGACAGCAATGAAGACCTTGGTAATACAGAATGGTGTCTGTATGAGGCATAAACAGGAAATTATATTCCACTGTAGTATAGGTTTCATATTGTtgtagaggttatatcagatgAAACTTATCAGTATTGTGAATAACCATagtatgaaatataaaaaagccaacaacaacaacattggtTGTTTGTTGAGTTGATCAATCATTCTTCATCTGTCTGACTATCACTGTCTCTCCAGAAGTCCCTCCTCCCCAGGAGTGTGAGGATGTTGAAGATATTGGGGGTCCTGATGTAAAAGCGGAGCTTCCCTCCCACCTCAGCATCACTAAAGATGTTATGGAGCGCTCCATTCATCTGCTGAGTGATCCTAGTCTCAGAATACGACTCAAGGTACTGTCTTTGGGATGTAGTGTGAAGGGAAACGTTGGTTTTGATGATAATAATCCTAGTGAGGATTGTTCACCATTGTACAGGAACCCATTTTTAAATGCATAGATACCGTAGAaagaaatttgttttgtctctACACTGATGGCTTTGTATTGGTGTTACAAATATTCTAGTCACCCATGATACCATCATGAAGAGCCAATAGAAAATGTGCAACCTCATATCAGCTGAAACACCTGTaattcacaacacacacaagtgagCTAGCACAGCTCCATGTCACCCTATCCAAAATCGGAGACTTGGCAAGAGGCATGTTCCAAAGAGTTCTAAGTGGAGCACAAACACATGCCAGGTCTTTAGTTATAGTCTTTTAGTTAGTCATAGTGCAGTCAGGCTGACAAATTTTAGTCCAGACAGGTTAGCCACCCCAGGCTAACTCTGAGCTACTGTAGAGGCTTTGTTACCATGATATTAACAACCAATGGCCTGCTGACAACTAGAAACCACATTAACCTCACTGCATGTCTTTGTCCAAGGTATTGGACGTGCTGgagctgtgcgtgtgtgtactgAGTGAACAGGAAAATGAATTGCTCCCTATGGCCCATCGCTGCTGGCCCGCCCTCCTACAAAGACTCACCGCTGATGACCCTTTAGCAGTACTCCAAGCCTTCAGGGTACGTAAAACAAGTCTGTCTTTCCATTTAATTTGTTGTAGTAATAACtgttaacattgccttttcctGAAAATTGCTTATTGAATCTGTCGGTGGATCATTCAGTAACATCTGCAGCTTGATATTGTGATGAAGTACATGAAAAGTTTATTAGATAAGTAGTGTagtttcacattacacattatgtACTATATGTGCATAATGTGCAGAAACTGAACAGTGCATTTTTGGCTAAATTAAAATAACATGTATTgacatgtactgtaagtgtaGTTTAGTCCGTTATAAAATATCTAAGATGGTTACTTTTGGCAGGCTATCTTCTTGTTTTTaattctgtgaaaaaaaaacattttaataaactaACAAGACAGGAAAATCTGTAAATTTTTTGGGGATTGTCTTCCCAGAGCTGACTTTTCAAACTATTTCAGAGAATCAGAGGATGAAAATGGCCCTCTCCCTTGTTCCCTGATGAGTGAACATCACAGTTATTTGTGATAGTTTCTCAAAGTACAGGTGTCAATTGATTCTACTGTCACTGTAAATTAGTCTACTTGTCAAAACCTGTCTTTAGTTTGACTATTTGTGTATCTTTTGTTTCATATTTTCCCTGATGCATTAATAAAATCAGACATAACTGGTTTGTAAATTGTCATTTAGTCACTCAGCACTGCTGCTGTCAAACTGTACTATGGCCATCAGCCTAGGTTTTGTCAATACTATGGTTTATCCAGGGGATAATATTGCGTCACTTGTTTCTTAATTTCCGAATTTCTTAATGAACGACACATTAAAGggacattttattacattttaacaacTTGCTGTGTACATACTTTACATGCTGAGTCTCTCTGCCAGGTGCTGTGTACGCTGGGTGAAACATGTGGTGACTTCCTGAGGAGGAGGGTATCTAAAGAGGTTCTGCCCAAGCTATGCTCCTCGCTGGTACGGCAGGCTCCGATCAGCGTCAAGGCCGGACCCGTCTACACGCACACCCTAGCCTACAAAGTGCAGCTGGCTGTGCTGCAGGGGCTGGGCTCACTGTGCCACAGACTGGACCTGGGTAAGAGAggagaaacacaacaacacacagcttTCCCAAGACACAACATACATTTTCATCCTTTATGATTGTACATGGTATAATCCACATTATAACAATGATCATACCAGGTAAAACGTGGACATAGAACACTTGACTGGTTTCTTAATGAAGGTTGGTGCAACATTATGTCTATTTAAGCAAGAACATATTGAGGATCCTCAACATCCTAATATGTAATATTACATATCTTGTATAATGAGGGCTCTGATGAATTCATTCAAAATCATTACAAagaaacagacaggcagacagacagacagacagacagacagactgcacATGTTAAGGTTCATGCAAATTCATtttattgtgtgtatatgtatatatatatatatatatatatatatatatatatatatatgtgtgtatatatatatatatatatatatatatatatatatatatatatatatatatatatatatatatatatgtatgtatgtatgtatgtatatatatgtatgtgtatatatatatatgtatgtatgtaagtatgtatgtGAGATGGGAAGATCAAGGgttattttatgtttgtgtatCAAGTACAGAGCTGGAGTCAGGATATGGTTAGCcaagcttagcataaagactggatcAGGGGGAAACCATTTGCCCAGCTCTGCCCAAAGGGAAATTACGGAACACAAACGGAACATAGTGACTTCTTTTACCACCAGATGGCAGTCTTGTACAACAGTGAAAATTCCATATCAGGAATTAGTGTATCTCAGTGTTCCTGCTTGGTTTTGAAGATCTAAAGACATTATCCAgtgttacatttaaaaattgGATTGGGATAACTTAAGATGCAGTCTATCTATTTATCAATGCCATCACCTAAAGTTTATTTTTGGTGTATGTCACTCTCTTGTATTTGCGATTAGGCAGTGGGTTTCATGACAGTCAACccactttcattttttttattcacatttaatcagtattgttttatttacctTCCTTTGTTAACATCCCAGCCCATCCCATGCACTGCAGTATGCAAAATGTTTTTGCCATTTCCACTCATACTTAAAATCACACAATACTCAATGGAATGTTTTGATTAAAAAGGCCTTGGGGCTGTGGCAGTGCTTGAATTCAACATGTTTTAAAGATGACTTTGAACATACAGACCATAGCTAACTGAGCCAACAGGATACTGCTAAATCCTCTAACTGCACTCACGATAACCACTGCAATCAACTGTTCTCCCTCAAGCTCCATTTCACCACAATCAAGCAAGAAACACTGTTATATCTGCACAGCAATCAGCAAACCAAGAAGCTACAACAAAGGAGGACATTTATAATTGAATAActcaaaaatgaaatgtttttattttatttatttttttaacagtgcttagcatatcaatcaatcaatcaatcaacatttatttatatagcactttacagcaaccagcagtTATCCAAGGTGCTTTACATCAGGAACagaagaataaaacaacatatcatacaataaaaagaatgaaacatagaaaacagtaaaatcagaaaaggttacatagaaacaggaggagaagagggaaattgtcacaccactactatgtattaaaagccattataaaccaataggttttgagtttggatctaaaaagagctacatctgtaatagtgcgaatat
This window contains:
- the tti1 gene encoding TELO2-interacting protein 1 homolog isoform X2, encoding MPPIMAQISDPKIAFAYLRPACVLLTRAPTVTNVETLSAQLKEVNDATLQQLQEYVLFPLRFVLKVPGPKKDKLVQAVAEAMSHVLENTCVQSWETLRDLLSELCLCLCSPTDPGKAADTSEELKLAVLRCLDALLHAAYGDIVFKLFEPIMLPGLGAAISLLLALGEKEKSRDVQAASLKCLQALTLQCDCTQEHVVPSSEERCAIGSTMASFLPGITVAVARTITGDLRQGHAVTVRAIKVWSRTVGLVMEDGQLQASKPLKTPSPDLGRIEQLMVHRTQDWVKSTAGKLSVLLKKIISCTSAHQHWRVRLEMVELDDHLLARCSQSLGECVGPLLEALVGAVNDEEPRVRKRCEVVLRKVSQRNQSCSSSSDITSEGSRSAQTFTDVLSENLYSLATSLPRLMRTSDDQKKLFVLNVFLGYLKVLGPLVSVILNSAAHLERISKALMQVLELDVMDVRIVEERSYTATLETSSCTHDSYTAHIQRKHFLYFTDEKIFSVLMEICQTLGYYGNIYLLTDHFLDLYQQSSTYRKQAAMVLNEIVRGAAGIAVAKECQGLETQVWGRSATQEDLKVAVVSVIEEYTSPNNWHLTTVSEETDRDRQDQQLLSPSRLLSIPNSNVGNTKANSLQLIPSSFGTVSSSSPTSAIHQLNSNIWQLCIQLEGIACFAQALGRDFRPMLMTSLYPVLEKAGEETLLVSQAALGSMWDISISCGYPSLKELINENSDYLLNDISLNLQRLSQHPQAPRVLTVMLTHSDCSLLPLVGDMVQDVLMALDLSYDHTAALFCSVLHALMKALARWFPSRCCRTSKSARPDQTSPHDEILNIRQFLLDHRIQKELAEGIGIEEDSNEDLVPPPQECEDVEDIGGPDVKAELPSHLSITKDVMERSIHLLSDPSLRIRLKVLDVLELCVCVLSEQENELLPMAHRCWPALLQRLTADDPLAVLQAFRVLCTLGETCGDFLRRRVSKEVLPKLCSSLVRQAPISVKAGPVYTHTLAYKVQLAVLQGLGSLCHRLDLGEADLDAVCEACLPYLSCRQPIRLQEASVSVFQHLIQVDPDAFWFTLNELHCPSSYIPPHPDLQPVQLSGMGRPRDEYSDNVLKLLREEFGSVADNSQLMN
- the tti1 gene encoding TELO2-interacting protein 1 homolog isoform X1 — its product is MPPIMAQISDPKIAFAYLRPACVLLTRAPTVTNVETLSAQLKEVNDATLQQLQEYVLFPLRFVLKVPGPKKDKLVQAVAEAMSHVLENTCVQSWETLRDLLSELCLCLCSPTDPGKAADTSEELKLAVLRCLDALLHAAYGDIVFKLFEPIMLPGLGAAISLLLALGEKEKSRDVQAASLKCLQALTLQCDCTQEHVVPSSEERCAIGSTMASFLPGITVAVARTITGDLRQGHAVTVRAIKVWSRTVGLVMEDGQLQASKPLKTPSPDLGRIEQLMVHRTQDWVKSTAGKLSVLLKKIISCTSAHQHWRVRLEMVELDDHLLARCSQSLGECVGPLLEALVGAVNDEEPRVRKRCEVVLRKVSQRNQSCSSSSDITSEGSRSAQTFTDVLSENLYSLATSLPRLMRTSDDQKKLFVLNVFLGYLKVLGPLVSVILNSAAHLERISKALMQVLELDVMDVRIVEERSYTATLETSSCTHDSYTAHIQRKHFLYFTDEKIFSVLMEICQTLGYYGNIYLLTDHFLDLYQQSSTYRKQAAMVLNEIVRGAAGIAVAKECQGLETQVWGRSATQEDLKVAVVSVIEEYTSPNNWHLTTVSEETDRDRQDQQLLSPSRLLSIPNSNVGNTKANSLQLIPSSFGTVSSSSPTSAIHQLNSNIWQLCIQLEGIACFAQALGRDFRPMLMTSLYPVLEKAGEETLLVSQAALGSMWDISISCGYPSLKELINENSDYLLNDISLNLQRLSQHPQAPRVLTVMLTHSDCSLLPLVGDMVQDVLMALDLSYDHTAALFCSVLHALMKALARWFPSRCCRTSKSARPDQTSPHDEILNIRQFLLDHRIQKELAEGIGIEEDSNEDLEVPPPQECEDVEDIGGPDVKAELPSHLSITKDVMERSIHLLSDPSLRIRLKVLDVLELCVCVLSEQENELLPMAHRCWPALLQRLTADDPLAVLQAFRVLCTLGETCGDFLRRRVSKEVLPKLCSSLVRQAPISVKAGPVYTHTLAYKVQLAVLQGLGSLCHRLDLGEADLDAVCEACLPYLSCRQPIRLQEASVSVFQHLIQVDPDAFWFTLNELHCPSSYIPPHPDLQPVQLSGMGRPRDEYSDNVLKLLREEFGSVADNSQLMN